The following is a genomic window from Planctomycetia bacterium.
TTTATCAAGGGCCGACTCAAGTTTGGCGATGCTCGAAATTCTGCTCCGTTCCCCTCGATGATTGTGGTTTTGGGAAAACCCTGAGGTCAGGGGCAGCGTTCCGGTTCACTTGTTTAACCCAAATGCGGTGCATGACGGGGTCCGTCCACGGTCCGCGGTGCGCGCAGAGGATGCTCATGACCAAACGAGTCAACAAGCTATTTCGATATGGGGCAGCAATTCATCCAGGCTTGGAGAAGCTCGGGCTTACCCCTAATCAATATCGCATTTATTGTTATTTGATTTTCAGAACGGGAAATAATGAACAGTGCTGGCCCAGCATCTCCACCATCGCGGCGGACTGTCGAATGGGCAAAACTACGGTAAAAAAGGGACTCGCTGAACTCAGAACTTTAGAACTGGTAAAACCATTACCCTGCTGTGAAAAATCTGGGCGACGAACTTCCAATCGCTACGTGCTTCTGGGTATTTCTGGCAAACACCAGGGGTCGCCAAACGACTGGGGGACTGGTCGCCACGCGACTGGTCACCGGTCGCCAGACGACCACAAATATATATCAGATGAATGTATTACAAAAGAAATAATACATCATCATTCCAATCCATCAAAAACCAGACAATGTACAGCTCTTCTAACCAGTGAATCCCTTCCAGAATCGCTGTATCCCTTTGAGGGAGCCTATACCGCTTCTACCCTGAATGAAGCCTGGAAGCTCACCAAGTCTTATTACCCGTTACATACGTTTGCCAAGACGCGCAAGGCAATGAGACAATGTGTCAGTGCCTTTGCTGCGCAAATCCAGTCCAACAGCCGGTTTGGCAATCACTTGCAAGCGTATCTGAAGCGCTTCAGTTCATTACCCCCGGAATCGTTGCAAGAACAGATTCGACAAGGCCAACTACTTTCCCTCCAAACGACTCCGTGGGAATTGGTAAAGCATATCAATCGAAATTACAAATCTGCCTCTCGACCCATCCCTAATGCCAGTAACAGCAGTGTCCTTGCTGGTCGCGCCCAACGACGCCATGCAGCTCAGACGAAACCGCAAGCTCAATCTGAAACATTGACCCCAGAAACACTCAAGGAGAACCTACATGTCTGAGAAGTCAGTTACACTGAGAACGGAACGTATGCCG
Proteins encoded in this region:
- a CDS encoding helix-turn-helix domain-containing protein — encoded protein: MTKRVNKLFRYGAAIHPGLEKLGLTPNQYRIYCYLIFRTGNNEQCWPSISTIAADCRMGKTTVKKGLAELRTLELVKPLPCCEKSGRRTSNRYVLLGISGKHQGSPNDWGTGRHATGHRSPDDHKYISDECITKEIIHHHSNPSKTRQCTALLTSESLPESLYPFEGAYTASTLNEAWKLTKSYYPLHTFAKTRKAMRQCVSAFAAQIQSNSRFGNHLQAYLKRFSSLPPESLQEQIRQGQLLSLQTTPWELVKHINRNYKSASRPIPNASNSSVLAGRAQRRHAAQTKPQAQSETLTPETLKENLHV